The Astyanax mexicanus isolate ESR-SI-001 chromosome 12, AstMex3_surface, whole genome shotgun sequence genome window below encodes:
- the adgrd2 gene encoding adhesion G-protein coupled receptor D2 isoform X2, giving the protein MCENTHHKASHSEKQRSHNQPICFYGKMHSVLLMVILTSAMVVGVCEPVQPLADAAQRCFIGPVDPHTHVLLTSDTAYQLVNTSCSFSQAWHFCQSLFSSLTVLGNREDEMGTRQVLNQANMQSPVWMRISNGHPPTTTQTLSKQRGLLSALSFSGASRDGHARAAATFPPLAAASVCARVQFDGLHQSVSALFSYATRALTNEFQLRARPDEKRQRVLLALIVHGRHHAYRASFPNDARWHHVCVTWRKSDGSWAVYVDGKKGDGAEGSEPNRDMHGNGIFILGQDQDSFGGNFTEPFVGNITDVNVWDVTLNNEQVRRLEVCSRPVEPKPFLGWHELNLTLHEVTEVPEVIPCPGLLKQEPQKQEDCRILDSWAQGVPQYSTSPCSHTLPFICKTSKDRYMKKKEMEESLTAHPSPFMQHLSQHGVTTNDVLGKPGADRSWSSVSNLLNISERYLRESREQLESRDFPSLVQILSQAAELPSADNRSHVTAHTLSRNFIGLADALISQENANKWHAIREVVSGPMAVVQTIDRMVTNLSPLLLEDADSAQFHFNNIRLQVQQKSVSESSAGSEFCSANLTNHSELDCISVPPQSIQELYNNGFQKVTVLSTWYNSLTPLMNTEENVTTFPVITDSSVKYMGTVLGSSVISSAVMGNGQLISLGVQYTLRHRSKNTSGMHYNPVCAFWDFSLMPEDGGGWSTEGCEIISSAQDSTSCYCNHTTNFALLLQIYDVQRSQENEKGLQILSFIGCGVSLCGLIFTFILFVAVGVPKSDRTTVHKNLIAALAIAQLLLIFSYWASANQELCLLVTALLHLFFLSSFCWMLVEGLLLWSKVVSVNISEDRRMRFYYALGWGLPVLIVAITLTVSLNKYKAEQHCWLNTESDIIWAFVGPVLFVLAVNTVVLCRVVVVTVSSARRRAKMLAPSSVSKPHTLDLT; this is encoded by the exons ATGTGTGAAAACACACACCACAAAGCATCGCACAGCGAGAAACAAAGGAGCCACAACCAACCCATTTGCTTCT ATGGGAAGATGCATTCCGTGCTGCTGATGGTGATTTTGACCAGCGCAATG GTTGTAGGTGTGTGTGAGCCAGTGCAACCTTTGGCAGATGCAGCACAAAGGTGTTTTATTG GTCCTGTGGACCCTCACACCCATGTGTTGCTGACCTCAGACACAGCTTATCAGCTCGTGAACACATCCTGCAGCTTCTCCCAGGCCTGGCATTTCTGTCAGAGTCTCTTCAGCTCCCTCACTGTGCTGGGTAACCGAGAAGATGAAATGGGGACCAGGCAGGTTCTCAATCAGGCCAATATGCAGAGTCCTGTCTGGATGAGAATCAGCAACGGACACCCTCCCACAACCACGCAGACCCTTTCCAAACAGA GAGGCTTACTCTCGGCACTCTCCTTCAGCGGAGCCTCCCGGGACGGACACGCGCGCGCAGCCGCCACTTTCCCGCCACTGGCGGCCGCAagcgtgtgtgcgcgcgtgcaGTTCGACGGGCTCCACCAAAGCGTGTCCGCGCTGTTCTCGTACGCGACGCGCGCACTCACCAACGAGTTCCAGCTGCGCGCGCGCCCCGACGAAAAGCGGCAGCGCGTGCTGCTAGCGCTGATCGTGCACGGACGTCACCACGCGTACCGGGCCTCGTTCCCGAACGACGCGCGCTGGCACCATGTGTGCGTCACGTGGCGCAAGAGCGACGGCTCGTGGGCGGTGTACGTGGACGGAAAGAAGGGGGACGGGGCCGAGGGGAGCGAACCGAACCGGGACATGCACGGGAACGGGATCTTCATCCTAGGGCAGGACCAGGATTCGTTTGGCGGGAACTTCACGGAGCCGTTTGTGGGCAATATAACGGATGTAAACGTTTGGGATGTGACGCTGAACAACGAGCAGGTCCGGAGGCTTGAGGTGTGCTCGCGCCCAGTGGAGCCAAAGCCGTTTTTAGGCTGGCACGAGCTCAACCTCACCCTCCACGAGGTGACGGAAGTACCTGAGGTGATCCCGTGCCCAG GTCTGCTAAAGCAGGAGCCTCAAAAGCAGGAGGACTGTAGAATTTTGGACAGCTGGGCTCAAGGTGTACCTCAGTATAGCACTTCCCCTTGCTCACACACCCTCCCCTTCATCTGCAAAACCAGCAAAG atcGCTACATGAAGAAAAAGGAGATGGAGGAATCTCTGACTGCTCATCCAAGTCCCTTCATGCAACACCTCTCACAGCATGGTGTG ACTACAAATGATGTCCTTGGCAAGCCTGGAGCGGACAGAAGCTGGTCTTCTGTCTCAAACTTGTTGAACATCTCTGAGCGGTACCTGCGGGAGTCCCGGGAGCAGCTGGAGAGCAGGGATTTTCCCTCTCTGGTGCAGATACTCTCTCAAGCTGCTGAGCTGCCTAGTGCAGACAACCGGAGCCATGTCACTGCACACACGCTCAGCCGCAACTTCATTGGACTCGCAGACGCACTCATCAGCCAGGAGAATGCCAACAAATGGCATGCCATCAGAGAG GTGGTGAGCGGACCAATGGCTGTTGTGCAAACCATTGACCGTATGGTGACCAACCTCAGCCCCCTGCTCCTGGAGGATGCAGACAGTGCTCAGTTCCACTTCAACAATATCA GATTGCAGGTCCAACAGAAGTCTGTGTCAGAGAGTTCTGCAGGTTCTGAATTTTGCAGTGCAAATCTGACCAATCACTCTGAACTTGACTGCATCTCTGTCCCACCTCAAAGCATTCAGGAGCTCTACAACAATG GGTTTCAAAAAGTGACTGTTTTGAGTACGTGGTACAACTCTTTAACACCACTTATGAACACAGAGGAGAACGTCACAACCTTCCCAGTCATCACTGACAGCTCAGTGAA GTACATGGGGACTGTTCTGGGCTCGTCAGTGATCTCCAGCGCGGTGATGGGGAATGGACAGCTCATCAGCCTGGGTGTCCAGTACACACTGCGACACCGCAGTAAG AATACTTCTGGGATGCATTATAATCCAGTCTGTGCTTTCTGGGACTTTAGCCTCAT GCCAGAGGATGGAGGAGGATGGTCCACTGAGGGCTGTGAGATCATTTCCTCGGCACAGGACTCTACTTCATGTTACTGTAACCACACCACCAACTTTGCCTTGCTGTTACAGATATATGATGTTCAG agGAGCCAGGAGAACGAGAAAGGCCTACAGATTCTTAGTTTTATTGGCTGTGGAGTGTCTCTGTGTGGCCTGATCTTTACCTTCATCCTCTTTGTGGCCGTTGG TGTCCCAAAGTCAGACCGCACCACAGTGCATAAGAACCTGATAGCAGCGTTGGCTATAGCTCAGCTGCTGCTGATCTTCAGTTATTGGGCCTCTGCCAACCAG GAGCTGTGTCTGCTGGTGACTGCTCTCCTTCACCTGTTCTTTCTGTCCTCTTTCTGCTGGATGCTGGTGGAGGGACTGCTGCTCTGGAGTAAAGTTGTCTCTGTCAACATTAGTGAGGACAGGAGGATGAGGTTTTACTACGCTCTCGGCTGGG gTTTGCCTGTTCTCATAGTTGCTATAACCTTGACGGTCTCCCTGAACAAGTACAAGGCAGAGCAGCACTGCTGGCTGAACACAGAGTCAGACATTATTTGGGCTTTTGTGGGGCCAGTACTGTTCGTGCTAGCG GTGAACACTGTGGTCCTGTGTCGCGTGGTGGTGGTGACGGTGTCCAGTGCTCGCCGGCGGGCGAAAATGCTGGCTCCCAGCTCTGTTTCCAAACCCCATACTCTGGACCTGACCTG A